One Luteibacter sp. 9135 DNA segment encodes these proteins:
- a CDS encoding efflux transporter outer membrane subunit produces the protein MRRPERVALVALVAVGMTACSLAPPYRAPEVPVAPQYANAVSPWTEAKPADRLARDSWWTLYGDARLDALQAKLLANNASLAAALAHYEQSEAVLRQVRAGLFPQIGLNANGTRNRESDTRPLRGATSPSYYDSYTIGAQLDYEVDLWGRVRDTVTAGKAEQVAAADDLAAARLSLQAQLADSYLQLNGFDRQVTVLKQSIDAFARALKLTQSRHNGGIASGLDVARAQTQLSSAKSQLTQAQAQRSLVLHAIAVLVGDTASNFQLAADDGQVKVPTLPLEVPSLILQRRPDIAAAERRTAAANARIGVAKSAFYPQLTLDGQGGWQSSSWGSIATAPNRFWAIGPTLALNLFDGGRRKAVVAQAQAATDEAGARYRDVVLNAFAQVEDNLTLLRDLGAALVDQRAAADAAQRSVDLSMNRYREGAVGYLDVVQAQTTALDARRNVIDLETRQLRASVQLIRALGGGWSASAT, from the coding sequence ATGCGCCGGCCTGAGCGGGTAGCGCTGGTGGCCCTCGTCGCCGTCGGCATGACGGCCTGTTCGCTGGCGCCGCCGTACCGGGCCCCCGAGGTGCCCGTGGCACCGCAGTACGCCAATGCCGTGTCGCCGTGGACGGAGGCGAAGCCCGCCGATCGCCTGGCGCGCGATAGCTGGTGGACCCTCTATGGGGATGCCCGACTCGATGCGCTGCAGGCGAAGCTGCTGGCCAACAACGCGTCCCTCGCCGCCGCGCTGGCGCATTACGAACAGTCGGAAGCCGTTCTGCGCCAGGTGCGCGCAGGCCTGTTCCCGCAGATCGGCCTGAATGCCAACGGCACGCGCAACCGCGAATCGGACACCCGGCCTTTGCGCGGTGCCACGTCGCCGTCCTACTACGACTCGTACACGATCGGCGCGCAGCTGGATTACGAAGTGGACCTGTGGGGGCGCGTGCGCGACACCGTCACCGCGGGCAAGGCCGAGCAGGTAGCCGCCGCGGACGATCTTGCCGCCGCGCGCCTCAGCCTGCAGGCGCAGCTTGCCGACAGCTACCTGCAACTCAACGGGTTCGACCGGCAGGTCACCGTGTTGAAGCAGAGCATCGACGCGTTCGCCCGGGCATTGAAGCTGACGCAGTCCCGGCATAACGGCGGCATCGCCTCCGGCCTGGACGTGGCGCGCGCACAGACCCAGCTATCCAGCGCGAAATCGCAGCTGACCCAGGCGCAGGCACAACGCAGCCTGGTGCTGCATGCGATCGCCGTGCTGGTGGGCGATACGGCCTCGAACTTCCAGCTCGCGGCCGACGACGGGCAGGTCAAGGTGCCGACCCTTCCGCTGGAGGTGCCGTCGCTCATTCTCCAGCGTCGCCCGGACATCGCGGCGGCAGAGCGACGCACGGCCGCCGCCAACGCGCGCATCGGCGTGGCGAAATCCGCGTTCTACCCGCAGCTGACGCTGGACGGGCAGGGTGGCTGGCAGAGTTCGTCGTGGGGCAGCATCGCCACGGCGCCCAACCGTTTCTGGGCGATCGGGCCGACGCTGGCGCTCAACCTGTTCGACGGCGGTCGCCGCAAGGCCGTGGTCGCACAGGCGCAGGCCGCCACCGACGAAGCCGGCGCGCGCTACCGCGACGTAGTGCTCAATGCCTTCGCCCAGGTCGAGGACAACCTCACGCTGCTGCGCGACCTGGGTGCGGCACTGGTCGACCAGCGCGCCGCCGCCGATGCGGCCCAGCGATCGGTCGACCTGTCGATGAACCGCTACCGGGAAGGCGCGGTGGGCTACCTGGACGTGGTGCAGGCGCAGACGACCGCGCTGGATGCCCGCCGCAACGTGATCGACCTGGAAACACGTCAGCTGCGCGC